A single genomic interval of Zingiber officinale cultivar Zhangliang chromosome 4A, Zo_v1.1, whole genome shotgun sequence harbors:
- the LOC121973429 gene encoding L-ascorbate oxidase-like, whose protein sequence is MERVASSFMCSSLLVVLLLLSASRPAHSKVRVHRWDISYAFKSQDCVRNLAVTINGQTPGPTIRAEMGDTVVVHVKNNLVTENTAIHWHGIRQIGTPWFDGTEGVTQCPIVPGDTFTYRFVVDRPGTYLYHAHYGMQRSAGLYGLIQVALPAAQVEPFSYDYDRSIILNDWWHDTTQQLSTGLASVPFVWVNEPKSILINGRGKFNCSLAAANQVCNATSPDCSPFVLTVVPGKTYRLRIASVSSLSAFNFEIEGHDLLVVEADGHYVNPFAVKNLNIYSGETYSVLFTADRDASRNYWIAANVVGRRPGTEPGIAVLNYYPNHPRSTPPTARPEGPLWNWNDTDYREQQSIALSRSHPDYIHPPPATSDRTILLLNTQNRVEDGRTRWSLNGVSHDMPHTPYLIALKEGLRHAFDETPAPERYDYENYDVSRHPPAVVNATISTSIYRLKFNSTVDVVLQNANTLANSSNSETHPWHLHGHDFWVLAYGTGKFDPRRDTSKFNLVDPIMKNTVALHPFGWTAIRFRADNPGAWAFHCHIEAHFAMGMGVVFAEGVDRIGRLPTSIMGCGDSKFLRGRHH, encoded by the exons ATGGAACGAGTGGCTTCGTCCTTCATGTGCTCCTCCTTGCTCGTGGTGTTACTGCTGCTGTCGGCCTCGCGGCCGGCTCATTCCAAAGTTCGCGTCCACAGATGGGATATCTCCTACGCGTTCAAGTCGCAGGACTGCGTGCGAAATCTGGCTGTGACGATCAACGGCCAGACTCCTGGGCCGACCATCCGCGCGGAGATGGGCGACACCGTCGTGGTTCATGTCAAGAACAACCTCGTCACTGAGAACACGGCCATCCATTGGCACGGCATCCGGCAG ATTGGCACGCCGTGGTTCGATGGGACGGAAGGAGTCACGCAGTGCCCGATCGTGCCAGGCGACACGTTCACCTACAGATTTGTGGTCGATCGA CCGGGGACGTACCTCTACCATGCTCACTACGGCATGCAAAGGAGCGCCGGGCTCTACGGCCTCATCCAAGTCGCCCTGCCGGCGGCGCAGGTTGAGCCGTTCTCCTACGACTACGATCGCAGCATCATCCTCAACGATTGGTGGCACGATACCACCCAGCAGCTCTCCACTGGCCTTGCTTCCGTGCCATTTGTTTGGGTGAACGAACCAAAG TCTATCTTGATCAATGGAAGAGGCAAGTTCAACTGCTCCCTGGCAGCAGCGAACCAGGTGTGCAACGCCACCAGCCCCGACTGTTCTCCCTTCGTGCTCACCGTCGTCCCAGGCAAGACTTACCGCCTACGGATCGCCAGCGTCTCCTCCCTTTCAGCTTTCAACTTCGAAATCGAG GGACATGACTTGTTGGTGGTGGAAGCGGACGGCCACTACGTGAATCCCTTCGCGGTGAAGAACCTCAACATATACTCCGGCGAGACGTACTCGGTGCTCTTCACTGCCGATCGAGACGCTTCTCGCAACTATTGGATAGCCGCCAATGTGGTCGGCCGACGTCCCGGCACCGAGCCTGGAATTGCCGTCCTCAATTACTACCCGAACCACCCGAGAAGTACCCCGCCGACCGCCCGTCCTGAGGGGCCTCTATGGAATTGGAACGACACTGATTACAGGGAGCAACAGAGCATCGCCCTCAGCCGGTCGCACCCCGACTATATCCACCCGCCGCCAGCGACCTCCGACAGGACGATCCTCTTGCTCAACACGCAGAACAGGGTGGAGGATGGTCGCACGAGGTGGTCGCTCAACGGTGTGTCCCACGACATGCCTCACACGCCGTACCTAATCGCGCTCAAGGAGGGGCTGCGCCACGCGTTCGACGAGACGCCGGCGCCAGAGAGATACGACTACGAGAACTACGACGTGTCCAGGCATCCGCCGGCGGTCGTCAACGCGACCATCTCGACGTCGATCTACCGACTCAAGTTCAACTCGACGGTGGACGTGGTGCTGCAGAACGCAAACACTCTGGCCAATTCCAGCAACAGCGAAACGCACCCGTGGCACCTGCACGGGCACGATTTTTGGGTGCTGGCCTACGGCACCGGCAAGTTCGACCCCAGGAGGGACACGAGCAAGTTCAATCTGGTGGACCCGATCATGAAGAACACGGTGGCGCTGCACCCCTTTGGGTGGACCGCCATAAGGTTTCGGGCCGACAACCCCGGCGCGTGGGCGTTCCACTGCCACATCGAGGCCCACTTCGCCATGGGTATGGGGGTGGTGTTCGCCGAGGGCGTGGACAGGATCGGCAGGCTGCCGACGTCCATCATGGGCTGCGGCGATTCCAAGTTCTTGAGGGGAAGGCACCACTGA